A single region of the Maniola jurtina chromosome 21, ilManJurt1.1, whole genome shotgun sequence genome encodes:
- the LOC123876470 gene encoding T-complex protein 11-like protein 1 isoform X1, whose translation MGDREKPSGSESQDDKGKDNRMPSQPMPTGSSGPSFFANEPIQFRVRGSTITGASPPKFVTLEEIMKAAHGMQNMALAHEIAVDQDFKLEPFEPPDNSYQKLVKETMHKAYFDILREELNSDPPEYKQALVLLEDVKQGLFSILLPRQTRIKEMIEEVLDTEFIKQQAENNSLDFNKYANYVIDLMAKLAAPARDEMIQDITKLTDTVDIFRAILETLEVLELDLANTLIAMIRPHVQQESVAYERTKFDEMLKVSEDGLRYTREWLQRHIDKVELTLPVTDTNVIRNVTAQTLAKAYLELLEWDNSKNYPETVILDKPRFTELGTQVYRLICVTSLILLSPSCGADQQGQHKQRLKEKLFIILDNTSNDIELKVILPSVAEEVILMTEQLLETLNQEPLTSETKELIKTQILSLRDPEHRVRQIVRQRVLEFLKMILVCAGGSRQIPVGLSAVTAELTAVSGTLLRYVMHNKAVFTKHYLDIVEEELSKS comes from the exons ATGGGTGATCGCGAGAAGCCTAGCGGATCGGAGTCGCAAGATGACAAAGGAAAGGACAATAGAATGCCTTCGCAGCCTATGCCTACTGGTTCAAG TGGCCCCAGCTTCTTTGCAAATGAGCCAATCCAGTTCCGAGTTCGAGGTTCAACCATCACAGGGGCGTCACCACCTAAGTTTGTTACTCTTGAGGAGATAATGAAGGCTGCACATGGTATGCAGAATATGGCTCTGGCACATGAAATTGCTGTTGACCAGGATTTCAAGTTAGAACCATTTGAGCCACCAGATAATAG CTACCAGAAGTTAGTAAAAGAAACAATGCACAAAGCATATTTTGATATACTAAGAGAAGAACTTAATTCCGACCCTCCAGAGTACAAACAAGCTCTTGTACTTCTTGAGGATGTTAAACAG GGTCTCTTTTCAATACTCCTACCACGTCAGACTCGCATAAAAGAAATGATTGAAGAGGTATTGGATACAGAGTTCATCAAGCAGCAAGCAGAGAATAACAGTTTGGACTTCAACAAATATGCCAACTATGTGATAGACCTGATGGCCAAGCTCGCTGCCCCAGCCAGGGACGAGATGATACAGGATATTACTAAACTTACTGATACT GTGGACATTTTCCGCGCTATCCTGGAAACCCTGGAGGTGCTTGAGCTGGACCTGGCCAACACGCTGATAGCCATGATCCGCCCCCACGTGCAACAGGAGAGCGTCGCGTATGAACGGACCAAGTTTGACGAGATGCTCAAGGTTTCTGAAG ATGGCTTACGATACACCCGAGAATGGCTGCAGCGGCACATTGACAAGGTGGAACTAACTTTGCCCGTGACAGATACGAATGTCATAAGGAATGTCACCGCGCAAACTTTAGCTAAGGCGTACTTGGAGCTTTTAGAGTGGGACAACTCTAAGAATTATCCTGAA ACTGTGATACTAGACAAGCCTCGCTTCACGGAATTGGGTACTCAAGTGTACCGGCTGATATGTGTGACGTCACTAATCCTGCTGAGCCCGTCTTGCGGCGCTGACCAGCAAGGCCAGCACAAACAGCGGCTGAAGGAGAAGCTGTTCATCATACTGGACAACACAAGTAATGACAT AGAACTAAAAGTGATCCTCCCATCCGTGGCTGAAGAAGTGATTCTCATGACAGAACAACTGCTAGAAACTCTCAACCAAGAGCCGCTAACTAGCGAAACCAAGGAGCTCATCAAAACACAGATCTTATCCCTGAGGGACCCAGAGCATCGAGTCAGACAGATTGTCC GTCAAAGGGTCCTAGAGTTCCTCAAGATGATCCTAGTGTGTGCGGGCGGCTCGCGTCAGATCCCTGTGGGTCTGTCCGCTGTGACCGCAGAGTTGACCGCCGTATCCGGAACCCTACTGCGATACGTCATGCATAACAAAGCGGTCTTCACCAAACACTACCTGGACATCGTCGAGGAAGAACTGAGCAAAAGTTAG
- the LOC123876470 gene encoding T-complex protein 11-like protein 1 isoform X2, producing MGDREKPSGSESQDDKGKDNRMPSQPMPTGSSGPSFFANEPIQFRVRGSTITGASPPKFVTLEEIMKAAHGMQNMALAHEIAVDQDFKLEPFEPPDNSYQKLVKETMHKAYFDILREELNSDPPEYKQALVLLEDVKQGLFSILLPRQTRIKEMIEEVLDTEFIKQQAENNSLDFNKYANYVIDLMAKLAAPARDEMIQDITKLTDTVDIFRAILETLEVLELDLANTLIAMIRPHVQQESVAYERTKFDEMLKVSEDGLRYTREWLQRHIDKVELTLPVTDTNVIRNVTAQTLAKAYLELLEWDNSKNYPETVILDKPRFTELGTQVYRLICVTSLILLSPSCGADQQGQHKQRLKEKLFIILDNTSNDIELKVILPSVAEEVILMTEQLLETLNQEPLTSETKELIKTQILSLRDPEHRVRQIVRQRVLEFLKMILVCAGGSRQIPVGLSAVTAELTAVSGTLLRYVMHNKAVFTKHYLDIVEEELSKS from the exons ATGGGTGATCGCGAGAAGCCTAGCGGATCGGAGTCGCAAGATGACAAAGGAAAGGACAATAGAATGCCTTCGCAGCCTATGCCTACTGGTTCAAG TGGCCCCAGCTTCTTTGCAAATGAGCCAATCCAGTTCCGAGTTCGAGGTTCAACCATCACAGGGGCGTCACCACCTAAGTTTGTTACTCTTGAGGAGATAATGAAGGCTGCACATGGTATGCAGAATATGGCTCTGGCACATGAAATTGCTGTTGACCAGGATTTCAAGTTAGAACCATTTGAGCCACCAGATAATAG CTACCAGAAGTTAGTAAAAGAAACAATGCACAAAGCATATTTTGATATACTAAGAGAAGAACTTAATTCCGACCCTCCAGAGTACAAACAAGCTCTTGTACTTCTTGAGGATGTTAAACAG GGTCTCTTTTCAATACTCCTACCACGTCAGACTCGCATAAAAGAAATGATTGAAGAGGTATTGGATACAGAGTTCATCAAGCAGCAAGCAGAGAATAACAGTTTGGACTTCAACAAATATGCCAACTATGTGATAGACCTGATGGCCAAGCTCGCTGCCCCAGCCAGGGACGAGATGATACAGGATATTACTAAACTTACTGATACT GTGGACATTTTCCGCGCTATCCTGGAAACCCTGGAGGTGCTTGAGCTGGACCTGGCCAACACGCTGATAGCCATGATCCGCCCCCACGTGCAACAGGAGAGCGTCGCGTATGAACGGACCAAGTTTGACGAGATGCTCAAGGTTTCTGAAG ATGGCTTACGATACACCCGAGAATGGCTGCAGCGGCACATTGACAAGGTGGAACTAACTTTGCCCGTGACAGATACGAATGTCATAAGGAATGTCACCGCGCAAACTTTAGCTAAGGCGTACTTGGAGCTTTTAGAGTGGGACAACTCTAAGAATTATCCTGAA ACTGTGATACTAGACAAGCCTCGCTTCACGGAATTGGGTACTCAAGTGTACCGGCTGATATGTGTGACGTCACTAATCCTGCTGAGCCCGTCTTGCGGCGCTGACCAGCAAGGCCAGCACAAACAGCGGCTGAAGGAGAAGCTGTTCATCATACTGGACAACACAAGTAATGACAT AGAACTAAAAGTGATCCTCCCATCCGTGGCTGAAGAAGTGATTCTCATGACAGAACAACTGCTAGAAACTCTCAACCAAGAGCCGCTAACTAGCGAAACCAAGGAGCTCATCAAAACACAGATCTTATCCCTGAGGGACCCAGAGCATCGAGTCAGACAGATTGTCC GTCAAAGGGTCCTAGAGTTCCTCAAGATGATCCTAGTGTGTGCGGGCGGCTCGCGTCAGATCCCTGTGGGTCTGTCCGCTGTGACCGCAGAGTTGACCGCCGTATCCGGAACCCTACTGCGATACGTCATGCATAACAAAGCGGTCTTCACCAAACACTACCTGGACATCGTCGAGGAAGAACTGAG TAAAAGTTAG
- the LOC123876471 gene encoding nucleosome assembly protein 1-like 1 isoform X1, translated as MSTNERAGDATSEVETGDEEEIVGGGELAAHLMKSGITRNEMLAAITNRIHAEAIASLPPNVRRRIRALRSLQKEFADMESKFYSEVHALECKYEKMYKPLLEKRAQIVTGAYEPTDEECQNPWRDETEEEELARAVQNAAIAEGDDKKEVKEPAEPPMDPNVKGIPDFWYTIFKNVSMLCEMMQEHDEPIIKCLQDIKVLMHEDPIGFTLEFHFAPNDYFTNTVLTKEYSMKCKPDEESPLEFEGPEIYACKGCEINWKKGKNVTVKTIKKKQKHKSRGSVRTVTKSVQADSFFNFFTPPVMPDDGNSALASDTQALLTADFEVGHYIRERVVSRAVLLYTGEGLDDDDDDDYEEEEEEECSTEESEDEEPAPRKRGKKNVKALQENPAECKQQ; from the exons TGGTATCACCCGCAACGAGATGCTAGCGGCTATAACGAACCGCATCCACGCGGAGGCGATCGCGTCTCTACCGCCCAACGTGCGTCGGCGGATCCGCGCGCTACGGTCGCTGCAGAAGGAGTTCGCGGACATGGAGTCCAAGTTCTACTCGGAGGTGCATGCGCTCGAGTGCAAGTACGAGAAAATGTACAAGCCACTGCTTGAAAAG CGTGCTCAAATTGTAACGGGTGCTTACGAACCGACGGACGAAGAGTGCCAAAACCCGTGGCGGGACGAAACCGAGGAGGAAGAATTGGCTCGCGCCGTTCAGAACGCGGCCATTGCGGAGGGCGACGACAAGAAGGAAGTTAAGGAACCAGCAGA GCCTCCTATGGACCCCAATGTGAAGGGAATCCCCGACTTCTGGTACACCATATTCAAGAATGTGTCAATGCTGTGCGAAATGATGCAGGAACATGATGAGCCTATTATCAAATGTTTGCAGGATATTAAAG TGCTAATGCATGAGGACCCCATCGGCTTCACACTAGAGTTCCACTTTGCGCCCAACGACTACTTCACCAACACTGTCCTCACCAAGGAGTACTCTATGAAGTGCAAGCCCGATGAGGAGAGCCCACTAGAATTCGAGGGGCCCGAAATTTATGCCTGCAAG GGTTGTGAGATTAACTGGAAGAAGGGCAAGAACGTAACAGTGAAGACAATAAAAAAGAAGCAGAAACACAAGTCCCGCGGCTCCGTGCGCACCGTCACAAAGTCTGTTCAGGCTGACTCGTTCTTCAACTTCTTCACTCCGCCCGTCATGCCCGATGACGGCAACTCTGCCCTTGCCTCAGACACGCAG GCGTTACTGACGGCGGACTTCGAGGTGGGCCACTACATCCGCGAGCGCGTGGTGTCGCGCGCCGTGCTGCTCTACACGGGCGAGGGCTTGGACGACGACGACGATGACGATTACGAGGAGGAG GAGGAGGAGGAATGTTCCACGGAAGAGAGCGAGGACGAAGAGCCGGCGCCGCGTAAGCGAGGCAAGAAGAACGTCAAAGCGTTGCAGGAGAACCCCGCCGAGTGCAAGCAGCAGTAG
- the LOC123876471 gene encoding nucleosome assembly protein 1-like 1 isoform X2 — MSTNERAGDATSEVETGDEEEIVGGGELAAHLMKSGITRNEMLAAITNRIHAEAIASLPPNVRRRIRALRSLQKEFADMESKFYSEVHALECKYEKMYKPLLEKRAQIVTGAYEPTDEECQNPWRDETEEEELARAVQNAAIAEGDDKKEVKEPAEPPMDPNVKGIPDFWYTIFKNVSMLCEMMQEHDEPIIKCLQDIKVLMHEDPIGFTLEFHFAPNDYFTNTVLTKEYSMKCKPDEESPLEFEGPEIYACKGCEINWKKGKNVTVKTIKKKQKHKSRGSVRTVTKSVQADSFFNFFTPPVMPDDGNSALASDTQALLTADFEVGHYIRERVVSRAVLLYTGEGLDDDDDDDYEEEEDSYSDEDSGTEEISDADD, encoded by the exons TGGTATCACCCGCAACGAGATGCTAGCGGCTATAACGAACCGCATCCACGCGGAGGCGATCGCGTCTCTACCGCCCAACGTGCGTCGGCGGATCCGCGCGCTACGGTCGCTGCAGAAGGAGTTCGCGGACATGGAGTCCAAGTTCTACTCGGAGGTGCATGCGCTCGAGTGCAAGTACGAGAAAATGTACAAGCCACTGCTTGAAAAG CGTGCTCAAATTGTAACGGGTGCTTACGAACCGACGGACGAAGAGTGCCAAAACCCGTGGCGGGACGAAACCGAGGAGGAAGAATTGGCTCGCGCCGTTCAGAACGCGGCCATTGCGGAGGGCGACGACAAGAAGGAAGTTAAGGAACCAGCAGA GCCTCCTATGGACCCCAATGTGAAGGGAATCCCCGACTTCTGGTACACCATATTCAAGAATGTGTCAATGCTGTGCGAAATGATGCAGGAACATGATGAGCCTATTATCAAATGTTTGCAGGATATTAAAG TGCTAATGCATGAGGACCCCATCGGCTTCACACTAGAGTTCCACTTTGCGCCCAACGACTACTTCACCAACACTGTCCTCACCAAGGAGTACTCTATGAAGTGCAAGCCCGATGAGGAGAGCCCACTAGAATTCGAGGGGCCCGAAATTTATGCCTGCAAG GGTTGTGAGATTAACTGGAAGAAGGGCAAGAACGTAACAGTGAAGACAATAAAAAAGAAGCAGAAACACAAGTCCCGCGGCTCCGTGCGCACCGTCACAAAGTCTGTTCAGGCTGACTCGTTCTTCAACTTCTTCACTCCGCCCGTCATGCCCGATGACGGCAACTCTGCCCTTGCCTCAGACACGCAG GCGTTACTGACGGCGGACTTCGAGGTGGGCCACTACATCCGCGAGCGCGTGGTGTCGCGCGCCGTGCTGCTCTACACGGGCGAGGGCTTGGACGACGACGACGATGACGATTACGAGGAGGAG GAGGATTCGTACTCTGATGAGGACTCTGGTACTGAGGAGATTTCCGATGCAGATGACTGA